CTTTCAAACTATTATTTTTTCTAGGTTCAGGGCGCTTCGAGGCGTCTCGCTTTCGCGTCGCTTCCTCTTGAGCGCTTTACTAATCTATCAACTCAACTGAGCTCTGTCAACCCTTTTTGAAAAAATATTTGAACTTGGGTTTCATAAACTCTCAAACCCCTGCAGGGCGTAGCATTTGCGCGAGAATGAGTAATGCACGTCTTGCTGCTGAGGAAAAACACCTGTGAATTTTCAATCGGTCATTGCTACATTGCATCAGTTTTGGGCCGAGCGCGGCTGCTTAATTGCCCAACCTTACGATATAGAGAAAGGGGCCGGCACGATGAGTCCCCATACATTCTTAAGAGCGATTGGCCCTGAACCTTGGTCAGTCGCCTATGTAGAGCCTTGCCGGCGTCCTACGGATGGCCGCTATGGCGAAAATCCCAATCGCTATCAGCACTACTACCAGTATCAAGTGTTGATGAAGCCCTCACCGGATAACATCCAAGACATATATCTCGATTCCTTACGGGCATTAGGCATTCGCCCAGAGGATCACGACATTCGGTTTGTGGAAGACAACTGGGAATCTCCCACCTTAGGAGCTTGGGGTGTAGGCTGGGAAGTTTGGCTTGACGGCATGGAAATTACTCAATTCACCTACTTCCAGCAGTGTGGAGGAATTGATTGCCGTCCAGTAGCTATCGAGATTACTTATGGACTAGAGCGGCTGGCCATGTATCTTCAAGAGGTTGATGCGTTTACCAAAATTCGCTGGACAGATGAGGTGAGCTATGGAGACGTTCACTTTCAAGGAGAAATTGAGCAATGTACTTATAACTTCGAGGCGTCGAATCCCGATTTGCTGTTTACATTGTTTGGGCTATACGAACAAGAAGCAGAACAGTTAACCCAGCGCGGGCTAGTTCTACCGAGTCTGGATTATGTGCTCAAGTGTTCTCACTCGTTTAACTTGCTCGACGCTAGAGGAGTAATTTCTGTAACGGAGCGGACACGCTACATTGGGAGAATTCGCAACTTAGCGCGACGAGTGGCGCAGCTGTACTTGCAGCAACGCGAGCAGTTAGAATTTCCATTGGGGCGAAGGCTGGAGGGTAAGCCACCGGCAGCTCAATTAACGTCGCAGTAATTCCTATAGGATAGGCTGAGATAACCTAAAATATTCGTTCGGCCTATCGGCTTCTACGGCTCTATCAAAATGCTGAAGGACGAGGTTTTGTAACTGATGGATCTGAGTCAACTGCTCGAACCCATTGCTGAGCAATTTCGCAGGTTAGGAATTCCTGAACCCATTACCCATTGGGGGCACCCCCTGATGATGGCCATTGTCGTGTTTGTGATGGGCAGTTTTGTTGGGTTAGCCGGCTGGCGTGGGCGGGCAGTTACCGATCCAGAAACAGCAAGTAAGAGTCGTAGCGATCACCGGAAATTAGCACCGTGGATGTTTCTGTTTCTGGCATTAGGCTACACCGGCGGGGTGCTATCGCTCGTTATGCAACATCAGCCGGTGCTGGAAAGCCCTCATTTTTGGACCGGCTCAACTGTGCTGGCATTACTTGCTATCAATGGCGTCATTTCTCTAAGTGGTTTCGGCGGCAATAAAGCCGTGCTACGCACAGCTCACGCTTACCTGGGCAGTACAGCACT
This genomic window from Microcoleus sp. FACHB-68 contains:
- the glyQ gene encoding glycine--tRNA ligase subunit alpha; translation: MNFQSVIATLHQFWAERGCLIAQPYDIEKGAGTMSPHTFLRAIGPEPWSVAYVEPCRRPTDGRYGENPNRYQHYYQYQVLMKPSPDNIQDIYLDSLRALGIRPEDHDIRFVEDNWESPTLGAWGVGWEVWLDGMEITQFTYFQQCGGIDCRPVAIEITYGLERLAMYLQEVDAFTKIRWTDEVSYGDVHFQGEIEQCTYNFEASNPDLLFTLFGLYEQEAEQLTQRGLVLPSLDYVLKCSHSFNLLDARGVISVTERTRYIGRIRNLARRVAQLYLQQREQLEFPLGRRLEGKPPAAQLTSQ
- a CDS encoding DUF4079 domain-containing protein, with amino-acid sequence MDLSQLLEPIAEQFRRLGIPEPITHWGHPLMMAIVVFVMGSFVGLAGWRGRAVTDPETASKSRSDHRKLAPWMFLFLALGYTGGVLSLVMQHQPVLESPHFWTGSTVLALLAINGVISLSGFGGNKAVLRTAHAYLGSTALCLLFLHAILGLKLGLAI